The DNA window ACGGGTACCGGCCACCAACCTGATCGGCGAGGAGGGCGCCGGTTTCGCCCTCGCACAGGCCCGCCTCGGACCCGGCCGGATCCACCACGCGATGCGGGCGATCGGGATGGCCGAACGTGCCCTGGCCCTGCTCGTCGACCGCGCCCGGAGCCGCACCGCGTTCGGCAGCACGCTCGCCGAGCAGGGCGTCGTCCAGCAGTTGATCGCCGACTCCCGGATCGAGATCGACCAGGTACGCCTGCTCGTCCAGAAGACCGCCTGGCTGATCGACACGCGGGGCGCCCGCGCGGCCCGCACCGAGATCGCTGCGATCAAGGTGGCCGCCCCGGCCGTCGCCACCCGCGTCATCGACCGGGCGATCGAGGTCTTCGGCGGGGCCGGGGTCAGTGATGACACGCCGCTGGCGTACTTCTACGCCTGGGCCCGGGTCCTGCGCATCGTCGACGGCCCGGACGCGGTGCATCGCCGCACGATCGCCCGCCAGGAACTCAAGCGTCCGACAGTCGCTGTGCCGCTTCCTTGAGGGCGGCGTCCACCTCGTCACGCGCATACCCGCGCAGGACGACCACCAGATCCGGGTCGAGCAGCCGTCGCCGGGCCGATTCCCGCTTCACCGGGTCGGCCGAGGCGACGGCTGCCTCCACCTCACCCAGGAGCTGATCGACGCGATCCCGGTCATACCCACGCAGCACAACGGTGAATGTCGATGTCACAAGGTCCACAGTAGCGACCCGGTGCCAGAAACGCCCCGTCAGTCTCTGGCATTGAGCATCGTCAGCAGCTTGACTGTCGTGCCCCAGCTGCGAATGGTCATCGACTTGTAGAGCGGCGACCTCAGCATCGAGCTCAACCGGCTCTTCGTGCGCTGGGCGCTGAGACGCTGCGAATAGACGACGCCTTTGCCCGGCCAGACCCGGTCCACGCCCTCGCGCGGATTGAAGATCGGCATCGCCTCGGCAGCGTCGATGCCGATCAGAAAAATGGCGTCACTGTGGTATTCGTCCGGCTGGTCCCCGAAGCCCGCCGGCCTGTCGTCCACGATCGCCCGGAGTTGATCACGCGTGAGGACCAGGATCCGGACCAGCTCGTCGTCCAGCGCGAAGGCCGTGGGCAGCGCCGATTCGATGTGAGCCGCTATCTCGCCGGCGCTCCGGTCCGACGTCACGATGACGTTGCCGCTGGCGATGAAGGTCGCGACGTCGAGATAACCGAGTCCTTCCAGGAACTTCTTCAGTTCCGCCATCAATACCCTGTTCTTGCCTCCGACATTGATGCCCCGCAGAAGGATCAGGAACGTCTCCACCGCGCCGAGTGTAGCCGCGGGCGGTCCGGTCGAGAGCCTCAGAAAGCGGCCTCGTCATAGCGGCGCCGCAACTCCGCTGCCTCGGCCTCGGACAGGGCCTCCCGGGACGCCACCTCCGCATACTCCGGCGGGAACATCTCATGCAGCCGGTCGATGAACCTGACGTCGGCGGTCGCCTCGACGACCTGGATGCCGGGCGGGTCGGTGGTCATGTCCAGGATGACCGGGCCGGCCAGCTTCACCGCCACGTCCCAGGGGCGGCCC is part of the Actinoplanes missouriensis 431 genome and encodes:
- a CDS encoding DUF1697 domain-containing protein, producing METFLILLRGINVGGKNRVLMAELKKFLEGLGYLDVATFIASGNVIVTSDRSAGEIAAHIESALPTAFALDDELVRILVLTRDQLRAIVDDRPAGFGDQPDEYHSDAIFLIGIDAAEAMPIFNPREGVDRVWPGKGVVYSQRLSAQRTKSRLSSMLRSPLYKSMTIRSWGTTVKLLTMLNARD
- a CDS encoding DivIVA domain-containing protein; translation: MTSTFTVVLRGYDRDRVDQLLGEVEAAVASADPVKRESARRRLLDPDLVVVLRGYARDEVDAALKEAAQRLSDA